The genomic stretch TTTGCGTGTTTTCTGTACTGTTCATTGTATGCCAACTCTAGGGATCGTAAGGTGTCATTAGTTAGCGCGTCGTACTGTCGCGTCGGATATTTCCGTGATGTGCAACAAACCAGCAAcggcaacaacaacaaccacaaaaaatatggcaaatgTTGTGTGCGAGGCGAACCGGATGCGTGTGATCAGATTTTACATGTATTTTGTATGTATTTTTATGAAAGACAAAGAATACCCAGAATTGTAATCTAAGCGGAAAGTATTGAAGCAAACTATTTTGTACTGTTTGATACACTAGTTTTGAACAGGTGGGTGAAAAACGAAGGGGTGTGATAGTGATCTGGTAGCTTCACTTACGCTTGTCCTGAAGAGTCGAGTATCCGAGAAACCCATtcatggaaaatattttttaaatttaactcGTTTTGTGACCTTGCGTACTTATTAATTTGTTTGTGATGCAACAGAACAATTGAGAATAAAAACTTGAAAgcattttgcgttttttttcgaaatactTTTTGAATTGAGCtggtagtgtgtagaagccaccacgtggtcgactacGAATTTTCAGCGCAACAAGACTAGGGAATTGTTAATGCGTTATCTATGGAAACAACTAACTACAACTAACATGAAACTATTACCGAGTGGTAAGCATTTAAAAACTCgaagtcgaccacgtggtggcttgaaGTCGGTCATTTATGGCTTCGACGCACTTCCACCTTAAACTTCATTAAAACTGCAAACGGCTCACATGGGATAAGCGATAAACGGAAGTTGCTGCACTGGCGCTGGAATAGTATCAGTATAAAAGTATCTGTGTCAATTTCTTCGATGAGTAGAAGCACAAGACTGTGCAATCGATGTGATGGAAGAATCTTTTTTATCATTGAATATTAACACTATTAAAACGCATTAACATTTACCGAGTAATTGTCACGATTCATACATCATTCAACGCTCATAGGCGAGTGGGTTTGACCTAACGAGAAGCAATTCTTGAGACTATTGATTGGATGTCATCACACCAGTGAGTGTAATTTTTTAACTAGTCACTTTTCTAGGGATAATTgagagcgttttttttttcaaaaatgtttaaacttGAACCTTTTCCGCTTGGAGAATAGCCAAAAAAAACAGGTCATTTTATACCTTATCCCATTATGCGTTCCGCAATTTCattcttttgtttattttccaatttcatATTCTCGCTAGGTTAAACCTGACTCACTTTGCGAAATACATAGCGCATAAAAATCGAATACGTTCTGCCAGTTCGAGTCGCTTCATGGTACCATTTGCGCAAATCTAGAatatacttgaaaaaaaaagcaaacgcGATATATAGGAAGCAGCGAGAGCATAACAGTAAAATCGAATAGACTAGGCATAGGATCCTAACACAGAGTAACAAACAAATAACAAAGCAAAAACAAATAAGCAGCACAGCAATAGAGAGTGCATCCGTTGAATCGAAAGCTAACAAAAGCAAACAGAAACCCGAAAGTAATTTTAATGCCGTCACTTTAGATAACATAGCAAGAGGATTAACTACGCTGAGAAAGGCGAAacaaaaatctgattacaatagaCTTATTCTTAGGCACGTAGGAAGTAAACGAAAAAGGTAGATTTAGAAGGAAGCTAGTGCATTTCCGAGCGTGCAGAAGAACGGCACTTAAAAAAGTGAAGGTGAAAAGTAGAAATTGGAATTTTATGCGAGGTAAACGTGATTGGTGTCCGGATGTACGGAACGATTACGCAAACGAAGAAAAAAGAGCAGTGATTAACGCTCCCTGAGAACAGGAACGAAAATAGAAAGGATGATTTCGCGACTGGAAGCTTCCAGTTGGTTATgctggttttaaaatattttctacaAAAGAGAATAAAACGTGAAGGAACCTAAATACTAGAAAAAGCATGAACTCTAATCAGTAGTGGTAGGCCCGGTAGGAAAATAAGCCAATAACAACCATTAATGTCCTGTCGTCAACGCAAACCATTGCTGCAAAATGGAAGCAAGACAAGagcaaagaaaaattaaaaaccagatTGAGCAGAAATTAACTTATAGTTTTGTGATATCAAAATGATTGATCAGAGACTATTGCAAGAGTATCGTACCAATTTATATGTAACTTAAGCTATTGCTAGAAGATACAGCATATATGGAAATAAAAACTTGTGAAATCAGCTGTCTTTTTGCATTACATTTACGAGAAATTGTACTCAATCCGAATGACATTCATTTGACTACGTTTTGTCACGGGGAGGTTTGTGGAATAACTGAAGCCGGATTCAGAAGAGGTGGGATTTTATCACCCGCATTTTCGGAGCACcaacaatcaatcaatcaaatcaatcaatcgCGAGTTATCAAGTCCTTTATGCCCTTTATGCCTTTGATGCATTATTATAAAATCACGAGAAAAATTAGTCGAAAGATGCTAGGAACTCACCGCAAAATTAGTACCGAAGAATCAACTTAAAATTAGTATGGCCTATTATTATCACATCCCTATTACACAGGAAGAGTCTAGAGTCACTTTACTGATTGACCAATAGTCGAGTCTAGTCGATTTTTAGTCGAGTATTTCGTCAGTATCGAAATCAACAACCACGATCAGCGATAATAAAAGAAATCTAGGAGAAGTAAATTAAAATGATTTGGTTGAAGTCTCAGGACAACTTTTCGTAAACAGCAAATATTCTCTGActtttgcatgtttttttttttttcaataaaaccaaGTTCCTTAATAATACTAGATATTGTTGTTCCATAAAAATACAACTGAGAATTTGGGGAGGCTTCGACACGAACAAAAAAGCTCGCAAAAATTTAACGGTTTATCATTTAATTATGTATCGGACTTTCAAAGCTCACGTTACAACAGCAGCCAGTCTAATTTAATGATTGTGCTCCAGTAGAATTAGTCACCTGATAACTGGATCGCGTATCACGATTTTCCACTCTTCTCTGCTTCATCGTCGccgtcatcgtcatcatcatcgtcatcgtcgCTCAGTTCATCATCAATTCCTTCCAGATCTTCATCCAAAAATAGATTTTCGTTGATCGGAGCCGCATCGGCCACCCCGCCAGCCGCTGCAGATGCATCCACGGAGGGCTCATCGGACGACGTTCCATTCGTTATCGCCGTTTGTTGACTGACTTTCATCTTCTCCCAGCGATCCGTATCCGCAACGGTACCAGTGTTATCCACCTGCAAACAAAACCGAAATTATACACAGTACAACGGAAACACCACTCTTCTATGACCTCTTTGATCGACAATGAAAGCATATTTAAATCCAGCTCCTTATACTCAACAGTGTCGTCCTCATCCTCATTCCGGCCGTAATTATCGATCGCGTCTTCACCCTCATCCATACCGAAATCAACCAGATCAGGATTGAAACTAAACATCTCCCTACCCGACAGCCCGTTCTGTCGACCAGCTTTGAAGTCCTTACGTTTGCGCTCTTCTTCATCCAACTCGCGTTGCTTTTTCTCTTGAATTTTACGTTTCTTCCAGGCCAGAAACGTTTCCAGTGTTACTCGGGTTTGGTTAGGACCCAGCGCGGCCCGTTCCGTCTCAATCAAATCAACCAGGGAAATCTCCTCCTTAGAAGCTTCCATCTTCTTTTTGTCCTTTTTCAGTACATATCCTGGCGGGAGTGCATGTCGGTAGATGCACTTCTCTCCATTCGGACACTCCCAAAACCAACCATAGAGGGATCGTTCAACAGCATCGAGGAAATATTTGCatatctacataaaaaaaatcaaacaatttaACAATTTCAAATTTGAGCACCTTCAAAACTTACAATAGTAGTAGTCGGCATATTCTTCTCCTTTCCGTGCTTTTTCGCTACCACTTCCGCCAGCTTTTCCTCGGTCCAATTTTCGATCGTGTCATTTTGTTCACTATCGCGCATATCCACATGTATGGATCTCTTTTCGGCCTTCCGCTCAATGGACAAATCATGAGAAAATTTACACTTGTTACCTTTGGTACAGGTTCCCTGTTTAAAGAATGCACAAAGAATCGATTTGGGATCGACACCCTTCTCGATTTTTTGCGTAGGAATTGGCTTGAAGAGCGCCGCCAGCTCCTTTTGCTCTTTCAGcttcttttctttttcctcttttttcgcATTCGGATTCAGGTTCAGATTATGCTGACCGCCACTCATGACTTGCTTCTCGATTTGGGAAATGAACTTTTGCTGCTTGGCCCCTTTCTTGTTTTTCAAACCGAACGTTTTGTCCTGCATGAATTATCGATAATACATAAATGTTAACTACCTAGTTAACTCTAGAGCTATCATCTTTAACTTACCTCAATAATTTTCTCCTTCTTTTTGGCCTCTGCCTTTTTCGAAGGACCAGCCGCAGGCTTCTTCGGTGGCATATTCGATCGTTTATCTTCAGCAACGGTAATGTAAGAAAGTACTTAAACTGCTAAAAGctaatattaattattaagAAAAACCCACCGCACTGAAAATTGCCTTTTAGATAGACGAAAGCAATGTTGACTTCACAGATTGCGAAACAGACACTGCATCGGCACACGCGAAACGAACTGTCATTTTTTACAACTGTCATTCGACATTCGTTGACTTTCGTTACGAGGGACCCAAAGGACAGAGCAAACTAGTAAATTCAACCGTTTCAAccaggccttagacgcgcctatgcttttgcactgggttgtatgtgacttttttgtggctccatttccatttcgaacCCACCGTGGTTCCAATATTctgcttgttatttttcggtcatGTCACGGCaactgtttcctgaagccgccgccgatgatgatggcgctactgttaATGATATGGTcttaagctccgttcattgtgccgcataggCTGTTGCACGTTTTTTTTGCGTGAAAGGTTCTTATGAATACATatcaatatgaatattgaatTTATGGTCCAggacgtgttgaaacatgtctggacatatttatttatgtcctgcacaacatctagagaactaacgaaacaaaaaaaaaacgttcttcGCTTTTTACATTtctacacaccacttgcagcaaaaGCTGATCTCGCATGAACGAagcttaatcggctgtttcgaaagcactgacagccttttgacgtaaaatcgagccagagagccagagaaaattggcttcaagcaaaatgtatgggaatgacgttcgtgacatggATGTGCTTTTCATAGGCCTGGTTTCAACAGTTTGAGTCAAAAACTCCACTACACACTAGAAATACTAGAAACAAATCGAAGCAATCAGTTGTTGAAAAGTTGTGCTATACGATTATTTGCTCTGcagaaaattttcatttcgttTTCTTCTTGCGGAGGAGCAGAACCTGTTTGAGTTTCGTTAGGTAAGTTTTCGATCCaatgttttcttgatttttcaattaaatttatttttttacttgttCAGGTAACTTTTCTGGGAGAAATCTTTTAAATATGATCAACTTACCTGCAGATGTAGAGATCAGTTCGCCACAAGTTCATACCTTTTTCAAACAGATGTGTGACCTACATCTTGTGGCCTTGATGTCGGGAGAAGGCTGCCCGGAACTTGGCACCCGGTTTAACGAAGCCTTTCAGCTCCTGCAACCATCATAAAAAGCGAATTTCTGGAATTCAAAAGCCCGATTTCATTCCCCTCCTGTTTTGGATGTCCCGCTTCTGGATGAAGCGTCGGAGAGGTGTAAATCCTCATGGCTCCGGTTCCCCAATGCCGTTGCAACCCCTTTGTTCACACGGCCCGTAGAATGATCTAATATGTTTAAGTTATCTGCTGTTGATTTTAAAGTATCTTTTTTTGCTTAGATAAATTTATTGAGTCCATTTAGCGTTACCCAGGTTGCACCACGAGGAGGCGGACTCATTTGCAACCCACACGCATACACACTACAGACACACATCATActtacactttttttttcatacattacGCATACACACATTATAATTCTATTTTTAGCTTAACACTTCTAATTTTGAACTTCTAATTTTCTACCTCTTTCTCCTAAATTCCAATgtccaatgtttatctttttcCTAAAACTAATAATTACTATATCTAACATCTAATGTCTAATTTCCAATCTATAAAATCAACTAAATAATCTTTTGCTAACTTCAAATTTCTAACTTGAAATTTCAAATATCTTAATTTTAATTACTATAGCTaatatcggaatatatatagtttgcttgtctttcagtcacgcgcacgacaaacgaaagttactcaaattgcctttttcccaaacaaactttgaagctgagGTACACTTAAGTTTATTTTTTGTGGGTAGCAATGCAAACACTCcagttctgactacaagttacctttgcttttagtcctccactcacctcctctcgcctggtgtatgaagccagtcgtaaggaaatcaaagctaactgcgtcttaactaatattcggcacacgtgttaaattagcacatggctataggttctgatacaggtgcatcgacaaaaaccgccaaaaacgtaataaagggcggaaggcaattttaGGATGTAAAAAAGgcatagtatcaaagatatcaagcatgtaaatgaaatctaaagttagccaaaccactgtcggttaattatgaacgttattttatagttacatgtccaataagttctgtaatgtcatggcattaccatcataattaggttgtcaagtgatggaataaggcagtacctgttgtagTTCATTAAGTATAGACTATGgaaaagtcaagaaaataatggggactataaacctttttgctagagaaaataagcagtttggttttttaaagtgtttagcaatttttatatgcattgaaattgtaattttttaatagtacagttattcgatagcaaaaagttgaccgaagacgttaataacgaacatttataaaaaattaaagaaaaccggctgtaactcgccaaagccattttatgcaaaacatcatatcgagtttagcttatggcgcgtgacaagccgcacttgaattctatccaactttctccctattactcaaagctctaacaaaatttacataaatgttctcaagaagttgtactcaaagataaagcaatatattttttttcgatattttcaaaaatagagaagacatttaacctacacaagacatgctgcacatattgtaccccaaattaattcttCAAGTATACTACGATgttcaagatgtacggagaaagggataattattttgctgacatgtgaaaattttagctgtttcaaaaaaacttagagtataagataaacccattcccgacgagagacattcaaactttgattcaagttcaacaattatacttgaaaattttcacgatgaaattattcagtaaggtacagattgatctttaatttgcaatacagtttgtgttaattatgtttatagttgatgagtaataagagtttaaaaGTTCagtttttgaggtaaaaactgatttctctccgccgggatcggGTTAAGTTATTGGTCATTATTTCtaaacattatgtaaaatctgatccactgttttgatttaagatattttgatatatcgacataaaattttcaaagttttgaaaattaaacataggtttatctactatcctgcaaatgcgctacagtaagcaaactttttttttattttttatcaaataatatttgtttgcttatgtagaagaagacgaaaacaaagaagtagacaaaggtggtggtgatgggatgaggattgttatgttgttacgcaacactagaaaaggtttctgtgatgtAACGCAGATGACAGttgtttcatgcgcgtcatttatcatgtgtgaagtcatatcggagtattagagagggatttgaactacccatcaattATTGAAAGAGGACAGTACTTCGTTATTCtaagctttgctattgttaataacaaattgcagagacaaacttttgcatgtgtgaatatttttttttttggaggaatccagtattttttcatgagaGATGGTTTttgttaattgtttttttttttcaatcacattcattttcagttattttgtaagtttagtttgaatataacatatgtaacatcaaacaattgagaaaatcagctattattcaagttatgcaattaaaaaaaaaattaaatcgttagaaaacaatttttcgaaaataatcaaataatggaaaaaaagtCTTTAGATGTTGaagaaaacagctgtgcagtggatccgtataagaagcgagatgcagattcgtattcgagtaagcaatcaatccacgatctactgaacgaaggatttatcgcagtttagataattaattaagttttaaaccatcactggccatctgcatcgaattgtcgatagtgtcatagttacatcttgaacttcaactcgatatttcaaaaaaataatttatcattttagattaaataccaagttttaatagtctaaaatgcatttgaaagtggctagccactacgggccaactagttatTTTAATATAACAGactacaaacatacacacacacatgataAGAGGATAAGGATAGGACGTAGTGCTCCATCGCTGATCCTACGTCCATTATCCTTCCACCATCCATTCATCCTCAATCCATTCATTATCCATGTATCCACTATGCACGCGAAAAGAATTTCAAAACAAACTAATAACAAATGAACAATAAATTAACTATGAACAAATAAATCAAATAAACAACAACTAAATTAAACGAACAACAACTCAATTTAACAAACAACAACTACACAAAACGAAACTCAAACAATAGTAACAAGAGTAACAATTTCTACATCGCAAAATGATTCTTCGGCCggtaaaaaatctgtaaaaagcTCCTCTGGGTATTCGAATTCGTACCTCCGGTACGAACCATCATCTTCATCGGTATCCGAAAGCCGGCATGGGACACAACACGCCACGAACCTCAGCATTAACTTTCGCCAAAAAGACATTTTCGACAGCTAGTAAAGAAATGCTTCCGTTCCCACCTTATCCTTATCctcttatgattttttttaatagggggggaatgtttgcaatgatttatttatgtactaatatctattcagaattagtattgtgtgttttgccacaaatggtgacatttcaacactattatatatatatatatataaaatcattttcaaaagtttattctgaatcctttgaagtgtcttcttcctggttgtacaacaacttgtccagatgggaactgcatataacattgctggcctaaaaatttgtttgtaaattaacagtttattcttgagacaaagtctagaattcctgttgataagaggatataaacatttgatatacttattgcactttgactggatattttcaatgtgctccttgaaagtaagattcttatcataaattagccctaagtatctaacttgatcagaccaatttaagaccacaccgttcatcttaataacgtgattatgggtgggtttgagaaatgaaactcttggcttatgaggaaaaataattaactgtgttttagatgcattaggggaaatcttccatttctgcaagtatgaagaaaatatatctaaacttttttgtagccgactgcatataacacgaaggctttttccttttgcggaaatgcttgtatcgtcacaaaacagagatttctcacaacctggtggtaaatcaggaagatcagaagtaaaaatgttatataagattgggcccaagatactcccctgaggcacaccagctctaacaggcaatctattagatttaccatttagatagttaacctgaagagtgcggtcagttaaataactttgtatcatttttgtagggtaaagcggaaaactgaaatttgacattttagctattaaacctttatgccaaacactgtcgaatgccttttctatatctagtagagctgctctagtcgaatagccttcagatttattagttcgaatcatatttgttactctaagtaactgatgagtagtggaatgcccatggcgaaaaccaaactgcgaatttgcaaaaattgagttctcattaatatgtgttatcattctattgagaattattctttcaaaaagtttactaatagaggaaagtaaactaattggtcgataacttgatgcctcagctggattcttttcgggttttaaaattggagtgactttggcatttttccatttcgtaggaaaatgtgctagtgcaaagcatctgttaaaattttttaccaagaaatttaaagagttttcgggaagtcttttaatgaggatatagaaaatcccatcatctcctggtgctttcatgtttttgaattttttgagaatggttcgcacctcatttaagtttgt from Wyeomyia smithii strain HCP4-BCI-WySm-NY-G18 chromosome 3, ASM2978416v1, whole genome shotgun sequence encodes the following:
- the LOC129729558 gene encoding zinc finger CCCH domain-containing protein 15 homolog; translation: MPPKKPAAGPSKKAEAKKKEKIIEDKTFGLKNKKGAKQQKFISQIEKQVMSGGQHNLNLNPNAKKEEKEKKLKEQKELAALFKPIPTQKIEKGVDPKSILCAFFKQGTCTKGNKCKFSHDLSIERKAEKRSIHVDMRDSEQNDTIENWTEEKLAEVVAKKHGKEKNMPTTTIICKYFLDAVERSLYGWFWECPNGEKCIYRHALPPGYVLKKDKKKMEASKEEISLVDLIETERAALGPNQTRVTLETFLAWKKRKIQEKKQRELDEEERKRKDFKAGRQNGLSGREMFSFNPDLVDFGMDEGEDAIDNYGRNEDEDDTVEYKELDLNMLSLSIKEVDNTGTVADTDRWEKMKVSQQTAITNGTSSDEPSVDASAAAGGVADAAPINENLFLDEDLEGIDDELSDDDDDDDDDGDDEAEKSGKS